AGGTGATCGGCGTCGAGCCTGTCGACGCCGACGCGATGGCGAGATCGCTCGCCGCCGGCGAGCGGGTCCGCCTCGAAGACGTGGGCCTGTTCGCCGACGGCGTCGCCGTGCAGCAGGTCGGCGCCTACACGTTTCCGATCGTCCGCGCCACGGTGAACCGGATCATCCTCGTCGACAACGACGAGATCTGCGCTGCGATCAAGGACATCTTCGACGACACCCGCACGATCGTCGAGCCGGCCGGCGCGCTCGCGCTCGCCGGACTGAAGTCGTACGTCGAGCACGAGCCGACCGCCGGGCGGCGGCTCGCCGCGATCATGAGCGGCGCCAACATGAACTTCGATCGGCTGCGCTTCGTGGCCGAACGCGCCGAGCTCGGCGAGGGCCGCGAAACGCTGCTCGCGGTGACGATTCCGGAACAGCCGGGCGCCTTCCGCGCCTTCTGCGCCGCGCTCGGCGCGCGCGTCGTGACCGAGTTCAACTACCGCCTGAGCGGACGCGATCACGCCGAGATTTTCGTCGGCGTCGCCACCCAGACGCACGCCGAGGGTGCGGCACTGACCGGGCGCCTGCGCGCGCTCGGCTACGAGACGGCCGACCTCTCGGCCAACGAAATGGCGAAGCTGCACGTCCGCCACATGGTTGGCGGACACCCGCCAGCCGTGGTCGCCGAGCGCGTCTGCCGTTTCGAATTCCCCGAGCGCCCCGGCGCGCTCCTGCACTTCCTCGACGCGGTCGGCGGCCGCTGGAACATCAGCCTCTTCCACTACCGCAACCACGGCGCCGACTTCGGCCGCGTGCTGGCGGCATTTGAGGTGCCGCCATCCGAATCAGCGGCGTTCGAAGGCTTCCTCGCGGGCCTCGACTACCGCTACGCGCTCGACGAGCAGAACGACGCGTACCAGCGCTTTCTCGCCCATCTTTAATCACGGCTTCGCGGATCACGGCTCGGCGGATCAGTGCTTCGCGAACATCTCCTGCACGTCCTTGCGCAGCGCGGCGGAGCTGTCGGGACGCGAGTAGAACATGTGGCCGCCCGGATACATGCGCACCGTGACCCGCGACGGATCGCCCATCGCGGGCATCTGATCGACCGTCAGCACCGAGCCCATGAACGGGCACGACAGGTCGTTCCATCCGTGCACGATCAGAACGCGCAGCTTCGAATCGGCCGCGACCGCCTGCCGGAGATCGGCGGTGGCGCCGTTGCGAAGCGCGGCGCTGTCGAAGTCCCACTGGCCGCCGACCTCGTAGCTGAGCGCGTGATAGGGACCACTCGCCTTCCATCCGACGACGCGCGTCACGAAGTCCACCATCGCGGACGTGGTCGGCGCGACGATGCCTTCGAGGAGCGGATCGCTGAAACGCTGCTCAGGCGCGTACGGAAACGGATCGAAGGCGGTCACGTTCGAGTCGTAGACGCTGCCGATCTTCCCCTGCTCGCGAAAGACTTCGCGCAGATAGGCGCCGATCTCGATGCGGCCGCCCGACCGGCGCACGAACGCCTTGTCGAGCCCGGTGAGCTCGGTCACCTTCTGCACGACACGATCGGTGGCCGCCGGATCGGAGCGACCTTTCAGCAGGTCCGAGACGTATTCGCCGCGCGCGTAGGCGATCACCGGCGCCATCGTCTCGGCCGAGAGCCGGTGCTGCCGCTCGAGATTCGCCGCCGCCATCGACGGCAGGTTCACCACCCACGCGATCGGCGACACGTCCTGGTTGTCGTCGAGAGACGGATTCAGGTAGGGGGACACCGCCACCACGCCGTTCATCGCCACGCCGAGCTGCGTCTGCAGGTAATGCGTGATGCGCGGCACACGGTAGCCGCCGTAGCTCTCTCCCGCGATGTACTTGCGCGACCGCAGCCGCTGGTTCTTGACGAGCCAGTCGAAGATGACGCGTGAGAGGTAGTGGATGTCGTTGTCGGTGCTGAAGAAGTCCTTCTTGGCGGCGTCGGCGGCTTCGAGCGGGCGGCTGAAGCCGGTGCCGATCGGATCGATGAAGACGAGATCGGTGAAGTCGAGCCAGGTGCCGGGATTGTCGGTCAGGGCGACCGGGTTGGACGCGCTGTCCCCCTCGGCGCCGAACGCGAGATGCTTCGGCCCGATGGCGCCGAAGTTCAGATAGACCGATGCGGCGCCGGGCCCCCCGTTCAGCGCGAACGTCACGGGCCGGTCCGCCCCCTCCATCACGTAGGAGGTGTAGACCACGTCCGCCGTCTTCTTGCTGCCGTCGGCCGCATAGACGGGAATCGTCCCGACCGTGGCGGTGTATTTCAACGTCTTGCCACCGAGCTGCATCGTCTGATCGACGTGCGCGTCGGGCGGTAACGGCGGCAGCGCGTCGGCGGCCTTCTCGGCCGGCTTCTCCGCTACCGCAGGTGAAGGGGGCGCCGGCTGCTGCGCCCGGAGCACCGGGACGACGAGCGAGATGGCGGCGCACGCGAGTGCGGGGCGAACGAGGACGCCGATGCGGCGGCACGTGAGTGTCATCGGCAGAGCATACCGGAACGCTGTGCCGCGGACGCCGGGTCCCGGCCCGTCCTACCGGAACCGTCGCCAGTCGATGCGATACTTCTGGATCTTGTAATTGACGATGCGGGCGGTGGCGTGCAGCAGGCGGGCGGCCTTGGCGCGGTTGCCGCGCGCCATCTTCAGCGCGTCCTGGATGAGATCCTTCTCATAGGCGGCGAGCGCCGTCGTCAGCGGCTGCGTCGCGGCGGCCTCGCTGGTATCGGCCATCTGTAGCGTCGGCGGCAGGTGGTGCGCGTGGACGACGTCGCCGTCGCAGACGAGCACGGCGCGCTCGATCACGTTCTGCAGTTCGCGCACGTTGCCCGGCCAGTGGTAGGCCATCAGCATGTCGATCGCCGGCGTCGAGATGCGGCGGATGCGCTTGCGGTGATCGGCGGCGAGGCGCTCGAGGAAGTGATCGGCGAGCAGCAGGATGTCGGTCTTGCGCTCGCGCAGCGGCGGCACGAACAGGGTGAAGACGTTGAGGCGGTAAAGCAGATCCTCGCGGAAGGCGCCGGCGGCGATGGCCTCCTCGAGCGGCTTGTTGGTCGCGGTGATCAGGCGCACGTTGACCCGTACCGGCTCGATGCCGCCCAGCCTCTCGAACTCGCGCTCCTGCAGCACCCGCAGCAGCTTGACCTGGACGGAGGGGTTGATGTCGCCGATCTCGTCGAGGAACAGCGTGCCGCCGTCGGCCCGCTCGAAGCGGCCGGCCTTGCGGTTCGTCGCGCCGGTGAACGCCCCCTTCTCGTAGCCGAACAGCTCCGACTCGATCAGCGTGTCTGGGAGCGCCGCGCAGCTCACCTTGACGAAGGGCTTGGCGGATCGCTGCGAATTGTAGTGAATGGCTTGCGCAATGAGCTCCTTGCCGGTGCCGGACTCGCCGCGAATGAGCACCGTGGCGTTGCTGCGCGCCACCTGCATCATCTGCTCGCAGACGGCGTGCATGGCGCGGCTGGTGCCGAGGATCTGCGAGAAGTCGTAGCGCTCGCGCAGCTCTCCCTGCAGCCGGACGTTTTCCTGCACGAGGCGCGCGCGGTCGGCTTCGAGCAGCCTCTGCACTTTGATCGCATGCGCGATCATCGACGCGACGACACCGAAGAACTTGCCGGTGCGCTCGTAGTCGCGGTCGGCCTTGAAGCGCAGATCGACGCACAGCACGCCGACGGCGCGGCGATTGAGCATCAAGGGCACGCAGACGAACGTCCACTCGTTGTTGTCGCGGCGGGAGTCGGCCAGGGCCGGCTCGCGGGTGGCGCGCGGGATGATGACCGGCCGGCCGGTAGCCAGCACCTGGCGGGCGAGCGTCCCTCCCGGAACGCCGGCGGGACCGCTACGCTCGCGCCCCGTGCCGGCCGCCGCGACGACCTCGAGCGGCGCCTGCTCCGCCTGCGTCATCGCCACGGCGCCGCGCACGGCGTCGTGCGATTTCTCGAGCGTCTGGATCACGCGCAGCAGCGACGCCCGAAAGTGGGTGGCGTCGGCCAGCGCCTGGCTGATCTCGAGCAGCGAGGTCAGCTTGCGGATTTCGCCGGACGATCGGCCGGTGCCGAGGTCGAAGTGCACCGGACTTCTCGACGGGGATTCGGTCTCGGGAGGTATCGCGATGGACATGTCGAGGACTCCGTCAGACCCGTCTGGTTTCAGACGCTCGAGATGGCCGCAGCATACTGGCGGTTATCGCAGATCTTTACCTATAAGCAGAATAGAAAAATCGCATCGGTTTCATGCGTAATAGAGATGGCACTTCAGCCGTGCCACCACCGGAGGACGACGCTTTCGACGCAAATGAGGGCCGCGATGGCGCCGAAGATCTGCAAGATGGCCGGCGTGATTTCCTTGATCCAACCCACCGGCGTGAAGTGGGTGTCAACTTCGCGCTGAATGAACGCATAGGCGACGACCGACTGCGCCGACCCGATGTGGGTCCAGCAGCCGCCGAGCGCGTAGCCGGCGATCTGCGACATGGCGAAGAGCTGTACGAGGTGGAGGTCGAGGCCGTGGAGTCCTCGGGAGGCAAAGTCGGCGACGATGTTGTTGTCGAGAATCGCCGAAAGGAACGTTGAGCCGGTGAACTGGGCCAGGGCGACCGGCGCGGCCCCGAGCACGGTCGCGCCGTGCTGCACGGTCGCCTCGATGGTCGAGAAGAAGCCGGCGGCGGTCAGCAGGGTAATCGAGATGAACAACGGGAACAGGAAATAGTACTCGGCGTATTCGCTGCGGGCCTCGCGCCAGGCAAGCGCCCGCATCCGTGGAATGTCGGCGATCGCCGGCAGGGCGAAGGCGAAGGCGACAAACGACGACACGAACAGCGGCACGCGCGGCTCGAGGCCGTGCAGGACGAGCACCACGGCGAAGGGAATGATGGCCAGCCCGCCGAAGCGCTGAGCGCTGCGCCGACGGATGCCGAGGTCGTCGACGACCGTGTCGACGACGCGTTCGGCGCGCAGGGCCCCTTCCCGGTCGCCGGCGGCGGCCAGCACGTAGTGCCGATCGAGCGCGTCGGCGAGATCCTCGCTGACGAAATGCCCGAGCAGCTGCCGGCGGATCGGTTCGGGCACGGCCTCACGCACGAGCGCGATGCCGATCGACTCGCCGTGACGCACGCGGTTCAGCAGGCCCTCGACGGCGTCGCCGAGGGCGTCGACGTGTTGTTCGATCAGCTCGATCGGCGTGAGGACTTCGCCGTGCCGGGTCGCCTGCAGGAAGCGGACGTCGGCGACGTTGGCGTCGATGATGTCCATTTCCGCCAGGTCGATGCGCCGGCCGCGCAGTTTGCGGCGCAGCTGCCATGCCACCATCAGATACGACACCACCGCCACGGGCCCGCAGTAGAACAGGAAGAAATCGTTACCCAGATGCGGCGCGAGATTGGCCTTCATGATCAGATTGGGCGGCTCGCCGTAGGCGGAGAAGACGCCGCAGATCGTGGTCACCGCCGTGCAGAGCATGATCGCGAAGCGGGTCTGGGCGATCGGCACCGACGCCAGCATCAGGATGATGACCTGCGTGCGGATGGTCAGGCTGATCATCGACACGCCGCCGAAGATGCCCGAAGCCACGGCGACGGCCGCCGTCACCGCGATCACCGTCGGCTCGATGGCGCCGCGGTAGCGCCGCAGCAGCACGTAGGTCACCCCCTCGAGCAGGCGGGTCTGGGCCATGACGGCGACAAACAGCGTCAGCCCGAGAATGAACAGCATCGTGTCGGCGTGCAGCAGGTCGTCGAGGCCGCTGAACGAGAACAGATGCCGCTGCAGCCAGTGCGACCAGCCGATCGCCGCCAGCTCCTCGTGCCAGGCCGAGGTCCGCAGCCGGCAGAAGGTCGCCACGATGACCAGCAGCATGCCGTAGGTCAAGGCGTTCTTGTGCAGCTGGTAGCGGAACGAACCGAGTGCGAAGAGCGCCAGGATCGTGGCCAGCACCTCGGCCGCCAGCAGCCCGACCGGCATCGCGATGACGTGGCCGGCGAGCAGAATCGCCGCCGCCGTCACCGCGCAGGCGAGCAGGAAACGCCGGGATGACAGCATGACGATCGCTGGCGGCGTCGCATGCGCTCGAGGGTCGTCGGCTGGGATCGTCATGCGGCGGCGATCGTCACGTGGCGCTTAGTATACGAAACGGCGCACGCGCGGCGATCCACCTCGTTGTATAACTGAGCGCATGAATCCCGAGATGAAGGTGGCGCTCGACACGATCTGGGTGTTGCTGACGGCGTTCCTCGTGTTCTTCATGAACGCCGGATTCGCGATGTTCGAGAGCGGCCTCTGCCGCTCGAAGAACACCGTCAACCTGCTCGCCGAGAACTTCGTCGTCTTCGCGGTCTCGGCGCTGGCCTTCTGGGTGGCGGGATTCGCGTTGATGTTCGGCGACGGCAACCTGTTGGTCGGTCTGTCGGGATGGCTGCTGCGCGGCGCCGACAACAGTCCGCTGAGCGGCGGCGCGTATGCCGGCGTCTACCATGCGCTGGCCGGCGCGGGCGTGCCGCTCGCCGCGAAGTTTCTCTTTCAGCTCGTGTTCGCCGGCACCGCCGCCACCATTGTCAGTGGCGGGGTCGCCGAGCGGATCAAGTTCAGCGCGTTCTTGCTCTTCTCGTTCGTGCTGGTGGCGGTGATTTATCCGATGACGGGGCACTGGGTGCGCGGCGGCTGGCTCGAGCGCGCCGGCTTCGTCGACTTCGCCGGCGCCACCGTCGTGCACAGCGTCGGCGGCTGGGCGGCGCTGAGCGGGATCATGCTGCTCGGGCCGCGGCTCGGCAAGTACCGGCCCAACGGCGACGCCGTGCCGGTGCCGGCGCACAACATGATGGCGGCGACGCTCGGCGCCTTCATCCTCTGGCTTGGCTGGTTCGGCTTCAACGCCGGCAGCACCATGGCCGCCGATCCCGAGGCCATCGCACGGATCGCGCTCAATACGGGCCTGGCTGGGGCCGCCGCCGGCGTGGCTGCCACCGTCGTCGCCTGGCTGCTGCTGGGCAAGCCGGACTTGAGCCTGATTCTGAGCGGGACGCTGACCGGGCTGGTGGCGATCACCGCCGCGTGCAATGCCGTGAGCACGGTGGGCGCGGTGGTGATCGGGCTGCTCGCCGGTCCGCTGGCGATCTACTCGGTGCTGTTCTTCGAGAAACTGAAGCTCGACGATCCGGTGGGCGCGCTGAGCGTGCACCTGGTGGGAGGCGTCTTCGGCACGCTGAGCGTCGGCTTCTTCGCCACCAGCGGCGGCCTGTTCATGGGCGGCGGCTTCGGGCGGACGGCGACGCAGGCGATGGGCATCGCGGCGGTCGGCGCCGCCACGTTCACCTTGACCTTCATCACCTGGGCTCTGTTGCGCGCCACCCTCGGGATTCGTGTCTCGCCCGACGAGGAACAGATCGGCCTCGACGTCAGCGAACACGGCATCGAAGCCTACGCCGCCTTCATGAAAGTCCCGCGCGAGTAGCGGACACGGCGGCCGGCGGATCGACATAATTGTCGATACCATCGGCGGTCGCGACATTTGTGTCTGGTCGCGGTCCGGACAGGGTTCGTGGCGCGTCGCGGCCGCGATCCTTCCCGACTGACCGGCGCGGGCGATCCCGACACTTCCGTCTGGTCGCCTGGGGCAGTACGACATTTGTGTCCGTCCATGCGTCTGGCGACGCAGCGCTCCACGACCGACACAGCTTCCGCTAATACCTTCCGCGACAAGGGCTTCGCTGAGCGACCTGGCGCGCCGGCCCCGTGGCGTTCCCCTTGCTCCCCTCCCGGCGAGTGCGCCCGCCCGACGCGGTGGGCGTCCCGCATCCATACCTAGCGAGGAGAGGAACCGAGCATGAACAGACGCGCTGGCCTTATCTGTAGATTGGCGTTCGCCTTCGTGATGATGCTGGCGATCGTGCCGGCGGTCACGACCGAGACGGTGACGGCGCAGGCGCCGGCGGCTGGTGTGGGCGACCCGAGCGGCGCCAACACCGGGACGGCGAGCGACGTGACGGTGAAGGACGCCAAGAACCCGACGCTCGGCGAAGTCATGACCACGGTCGGGCACAACAAGATCTCGATCAATTTCGTCTGGACGCTGATCACCGGCTTCCTCGTCATGTTCATGCAGGCCGGGTTTGCGCTGGTCGAGACCGGTTTCACCCGCGCCAAGAACGCCGGCCACACCATGTCGATGAACTTCATGGTCTACGCCCTCGGCATGCTCGGCTACTGGGTTTGCGGCTTCGCGCTGCACATGGGAGGCGTCGGCGCGGTGGCGACGCTCGGCGGCACGCCGCCGCTCAATCACGAGGTGGCGATCACGCTCTTGGGCAAGTCGTTCGGCCTGTTCGGGCTGAAGGGCTTCTTCCTCTCCGGCTCGACCTACGACGTCGGCGTCTTCGCCCTGTTCCTCTTCCAGATGGTGTTCATGGACACGGCGGCGACGATTCCGACCGGCTCGATGGCCGAACGCTGGAAATTCTCGGCTTTCTGCGTGTTCGCCTTCTTCATGGGCGGATTCGTCTATCCGATCTACGCCAACTGGGTGTGGGGCGGCGGCTGGCTGTCGGCGCTGGGCACCAACTTCGGTCTCGGCCACGGCCACGTCGACTTCGCCGGATCCTCGGTCGTGCACATGGTCGGCGGCGTCGCCGCCCTGGCGGGGGCGATCGTCCTCGGTCCGCGCCTCGGCAAGTACGACGCGCAGGGCAAGCCGCGCGCGATGGCCGCGCATCACTTGCCGATGGCGATTCTCGGCACGTTCATCCTCGCCTTCGGCTGGTTCGGTTTCAATCCCGGCTCGACGCTTGCCGGCACCGACCTGCGCATCGCCGTCGTCGCCACCAACACCATGCTGGCGTCAGCGGGCGGCGCCTTCTCGGCGATGCTCTACATGTGGCTGGTCTACGGCAAGCCGGACCCCGGCATGCTGGTCAACGGCATGCTCGCCGGACTCGTGGCGATCACCGCGCCGTGCGCGTTTGTGACCGCCCCGGCCGCGGTGCTGATCGGGCTCATCTCGGGTGTGCTCGTCATCTGGGCGGCCTTCTTCATCGAGCGGACGCTCAAGATCGATGACCCGGTCGGCGCCATCGCCGTCCACGGCGTGAACGGCGCGTGGGGCGTGCTCTCGCTCGGCCTGTTCGCCGACGGTTCGTACGGCGACGGCTGGAACGGCGTCGCCGGGACGGTAACCGGTCTTTTCTACGGCGCGCCGAAGCAGTTCGTCGCCGAGTGCATCGGCGTGCTGGCGTGCGCGATCTGGGTCTTCGTCACCTTCTACATCTTCTTCAAGATCGTCGATGCCATCATCGGCAACCGCGTGCCGGCCGAGGTTGAACTCGCCGGCCTCGACATCCCCGAAATGGGCGTGCTCGCGTATCCCGAGTTCACGCTGAAGGCCGGGGAGTAGCCGATGTCGACGGCGCTGGCCCCGAGCCACACTTCAGTCGACCGCTGGGACCCGTCCGGGGTCCCGGCGTTTCCCTGGCGCGACCCGGCGACGATCCCGCGCACGGATCTCGTCGCCTACATCCGTGAGATGGAAATGGCGTGCGCCGAGAACCCGGCCTCGCCGGTGCTGTGGACGCGGCTCGGCATGGCCCACGCCGTGAACTTCGACGTCCCGAACTCCATGACGGCGCTGGCACGCGCCTGCGACACCGACCCGCTCAACTTCTGGGCGCGGTTGAAGCACGGCGAGCTGCACTACCGGCTGCGCACGCTGCAGACGGCGGAGGACGAAACGCTGGCGGCGCTGGCGCTCGCCGACAACCCGATCCAGCTCTCGATCGCGCGGCGTCAGCTCCGGGACATTCGCGCCACGGGCGTGCCGACGCGCCGAGGCCCCGGATCGATCCGCGGCCTCGCGGTCTTCCTCTCGGGGCTCAGCCTCTGCGCGTATCTCGCGCTGCATTGGGGATGACCTGGCGCTATTTCGCCGGCGCGTGCGTGCTCGCCGGTGGACTGCTCTTCAAGGCCGGCGCTCCCGTCCCTGCCATCCTGCTGGGGATGGCGGGCGCCGCCGGCTTTAACTGGTGGCGGCTGAGCCGCCACTGAACCTGACGACACTGCAAGACCGGACGAAACGCAATCCCGCGTTTCTCAGCAGTCGTCGTGTGTCTCGACACGCGCGCGGAGGCGGGACGCTCCGCATGGGCATATTCGTCAATTGGGGATGGCGGCCGCCACCAGCGCCGCTCGCCGATCTCGGGAGGTCAGTTCGCATGAGCAAGATCATGAGCATGATCACGAAACGCGTCGCGGCATCCGTGACGGGCACATCGCTGGCGACTGCAGCGGTAATGCTGCTGCTGGCGGGATCCGCGGCAGCGCAATCGCCGCCACCCCCGCCGCCGCCCGATCCGCAGGCCGACAAGCCGGCCGAGAATCCGACACTCGCGTTCTTCAAGAACACTGAGCTGTCGGGCTTCGTCGACACCTACTACGCCTATAACTTCAACAA
This sequence is a window from Vicinamibacterales bacterium. Protein-coding genes within it:
- a CDS encoding sigma 54-interacting transcriptional regulator; the protein is MSIAIPPETESPSRSPVHFDLGTGRSSGEIRKLTSLLEISQALADATHFRASLLRVIQTLEKSHDAVRGAVAMTQAEQAPLEVVAAAGTGRERSGPAGVPGGTLARQVLATGRPVIIPRATREPALADSRRDNNEWTFVCVPLMLNRRAVGVLCVDLRFKADRDYERTGKFFGVVASMIAHAIKVQRLLEADRARLVQENVRLQGELRERYDFSQILGTSRAMHAVCEQMMQVARSNATVLIRGESGTGKELIAQAIHYNSQRSAKPFVKVSCAALPDTLIESELFGYEKGAFTGATNRKAGRFERADGGTLFLDEIGDINPSVQVKLLRVLQEREFERLGGIEPVRVNVRLITATNKPLEEAIAAGAFREDLLYRLNVFTLFVPPLRERKTDILLLADHFLERLAADHRKRIRRISTPAIDMLMAYHWPGNVRELQNVIERAVLVCDGDVVHAHHLPPTLQMADTSEAAATQPLTTALAAYEKDLIQDALKMARGNRAKAARLLHATARIVNYKIQKYRIDWRRFR
- the amt gene encoding ammonium transporter translates to MNPEMKVALDTIWVLLTAFLVFFMNAGFAMFESGLCRSKNTVNLLAENFVVFAVSALAFWVAGFALMFGDGNLLVGLSGWLLRGADNSPLSGGAYAGVYHALAGAGVPLAAKFLFQLVFAGTAATIVSGGVAERIKFSAFLLFSFVLVAVIYPMTGHWVRGGWLERAGFVDFAGATVVHSVGGWAALSGIMLLGPRLGKYRPNGDAVPVPAHNMMAATLGAFILWLGWFGFNAGSTMAADPEAIARIALNTGLAGAAAGVAATVVAWLLLGKPDLSLILSGTLTGLVAITAACNAVSTVGAVVIGLLAGPLAIYSVLFFEKLKLDDPVGALSVHLVGGVFGTLSVGFFATSGGLFMGGGFGRTATQAMGIAAVGAATFTLTFITWALLRATLGIRVSPDEEQIGLDVSEHGIEAYAAFMKVPRE
- a CDS encoding ammonium transporter, translating into MNRRAGLICRLAFAFVMMLAIVPAVTTETVTAQAPAAGVGDPSGANTGTASDVTVKDAKNPTLGEVMTTVGHNKISINFVWTLITGFLVMFMQAGFALVETGFTRAKNAGHTMSMNFMVYALGMLGYWVCGFALHMGGVGAVATLGGTPPLNHEVAITLLGKSFGLFGLKGFFLSGSTYDVGVFALFLFQMVFMDTAATIPTGSMAERWKFSAFCVFAFFMGGFVYPIYANWVWGGGWLSALGTNFGLGHGHVDFAGSSVVHMVGGVAALAGAIVLGPRLGKYDAQGKPRAMAAHHLPMAILGTFILAFGWFGFNPGSTLAGTDLRIAVVATNTMLASAGGAFSAMLYMWLVYGKPDPGMLVNGMLAGLVAITAPCAFVTAPAAVLIGLISGVLVIWAAFFIERTLKIDDPVGAIAVHGVNGAWGVLSLGLFADGSYGDGWNGVAGTVTGLFYGAPKQFVAECIGVLACAIWVFVTFYIFFKIVDAIIGNRVPAEVELAGLDIPEMGVLAYPEFTLKAGE
- the ilvA gene encoding threonine ammonia-lyase, biosynthetic; this encodes MDTLLREILTSRVYEAARETPLDPAPRLSRRLGNEILLKREDLQPIFSFKLRGAYNRIARLSADDRARGVIAASAGNHAQGVAFSAQRLGLKALIVMPRTTPEIKVDAVRALGADVVLAGDRYAEAQQHAERLAAAGGLVFIHPFDDPLVIAGQGTIGMELLRQSPSLDAVFVPVGGGGLIAGIAAYIKALQPDVEVIGVEPVDADAMARSLAAGERVRLEDVGLFADGVAVQQVGAYTFPIVRATVNRIILVDNDEICAAIKDIFDDTRTIVEPAGALALAGLKSYVEHEPTAGRRLAAIMSGANMNFDRLRFVAERAELGEGRETLLAVTIPEQPGAFRAFCAALGARVVTEFNYRLSGRDHAEIFVGVATQTHAEGAALTGRLRALGYETADLSANEMAKLHVRHMVGGHPPAVVAERVCRFEFPERPGALLHFLDAVGGRWNISLFHYRNHGADFGRVLAAFEVPPSESAAFEGFLAGLDYRYALDEQNDAYQRFLAHL
- a CDS encoding SLC13 family permease, translated to MTIPADDPRAHATPPAIVMLSSRRFLLACAVTAAAILLAGHVIAMPVGLLAAEVLATILALFALGSFRYQLHKNALTYGMLLVIVATFCRLRTSAWHEELAAIGWSHWLQRHLFSFSGLDDLLHADTMLFILGLTLFVAVMAQTRLLEGVTYVLLRRYRGAIEPTVIAVTAAVAVASGIFGGVSMISLTIRTQVIILMLASVPIAQTRFAIMLCTAVTTICGVFSAYGEPPNLIMKANLAPHLGNDFFLFYCGPVAVVSYLMVAWQLRRKLRGRRIDLAEMDIIDANVADVRFLQATRHGEVLTPIELIEQHVDALGDAVEGLLNRVRHGESIGIALVREAVPEPIRRQLLGHFVSEDLADALDRHYVLAAAGDREGALRAERVVDTVVDDLGIRRRSAQRFGGLAIIPFAVVLVLHGLEPRVPLFVSSFVAFAFALPAIADIPRMRALAWREARSEYAEYYFLFPLFISITLLTAAGFFSTIEATVQHGATVLGAAPVALAQFTGSTFLSAILDNNIVADFASRGLHGLDLHLVQLFAMSQIAGYALGGCWTHIGSAQSVVAYAFIQREVDTHFTPVGWIKEITPAILQIFGAIAALICVESVVLRWWHG